The DNA segment AATAAAGCCATGGAGGGCGGGAGAGCATGAATCCAGTTAAAATAACCGCCCTTATAGGACACTCAAAGAAGTAAAGCTAATGCACCCACAACAAAAGGAATATTCTTTAATTTATCAACTCTACACCACAATTCTtttggttggggaattttggggatgtctgagagcagatgtttggtccaagcaacaaaatatctgacagCAAGCGCACAGcttgagcacaagcagagcacaGTTAGGGGCTTTTTGAGTGTGAGTGCCGGGTGAACGAAAAAATCAATAGGTCCTGCCCTGAAAGACCACACTGTTGAATAAACAGAGGAAAAgtaaacatatactgtatatatttttatatatataaataaaaaaggaatctGTAAGTAAAGAGTCTgtcaacacaaagtacaaacaaTCAGTGTGGGTTCATGTGGTTTAACTAGATCACTAGCACTCCCTGCTGTGgtaacatatatttttattaatggtTCATGGCATTTCATTGGAATCTAGTCTGAGTCATACCCCTCCACTACTCCAGGCTCGAGCCAGAGAGTTTTGTCCCTCGGTCAATGTGGCATCGATCAGGATTTTCCCGTTCACGGCCATGAGCTCATCCCCTGGTACAATGCCCCCTGCGAATAGAGACATCCGACATTTAACTgccaaacatatttacagacacacaaacacagagtacgtgccagctccagcagcagacatAAATACAGTCGGCATGAAAAGGCTCTCCAGCACTTGGCTCTCTCAACTGACTCGTGTTAACCCTGTGCGAAACAGAGCAGGTGTCATTTTCCTGATGCTGTGCCACGCCCCTCGCTACAGTTCACCATGGAAACAGTGATGACAGTGTGATGATAATGTACGAATATAAGCCCAGTGTTTTCACACAATACAAAATGATTCTGTTCTCCGAGGTTTGGTTTACACAAAGGACTTTTGTGTTcagtgttaaatgtgtttgcagTTCAAATATGAGATTTTGCTTCAGAGCCTGAAGTGGGACATTGTCTGATGAGATCTACACTCAGTTCCTAGTTTATTGATGTATTTAACAGCCTGTGTTTAGTTTAGTATATTAATACAGTCTAATAAAACTGCCCCATGATAAATCCCAGGATCAATGTTATAGTGTTCAGTTTCtggattgtgtttttaaagaggtGTTAAACAGCAAATGGACTGTGTTTACATAGCGCTTCAGTCACATTCactaattcacacacacatccaagcAATGCTTCTGTACACGGTGTAGCAACTGTTGTCCATGAAAACGTTCCGGTCAACAGAAAATATTGGAGCTGTACCCTCGTCTGTGTCTGGAACCTGCCAAGTGTTTTTAGACGTATTATAAATTGACATGAAGTTAAAGCATGAACGTTAAAAAAAACCGAACTGACCGTGCCTATCTGCAGCTCCACCTTCATACACAGAGCACACCGCCAGCTTTCCCAGAGGAGAGTCTGCTCCACCCTCCAGAGCCAGGTCCAGCTGTCCGGTCTTCAGAGCAACAGCCAAAAAAAcaccatcagtcacattttAGAAACTCTTACCTCAGTTATTTCTACGTGAATGCAGTCGCTACCTTTTTGATTCTCAGCAGCCTCACTTCTCGTCCGGCTATCTGCTCCGAGGAAAACTATTGACAAACGggataaggatttaaaaaagtgGAGGGAAAGGGACACAGCAGTTATATAGAAAGTAGTAAAATGATAAACAGAGGAGGGAACATGAAGAATGATTCATCTGAATTTAATACTCTAAACATTAATCTGAAGTCGATATGCTGGTTTCAGTCATTACAGCTGCACCTTAATCTCTTACGATATCTATGAGTTTCAAGGGGAAGCAACGAAAAGTATGTTTAAGTTGTCAATCCAACTTCCCTTCTAACTCCCAAGTGAAGCTAACCCGTGTGTGCCATTAATATTGTATATAGGAAAAACAACAGACGTTTCttacaaacaaagcaacaaattTGTGTACGTCTTTTGTTCCTGTGATTTTAATAACCCAATAAGTCAAGGAGACATTCTGTCTCTGTAAAAgcaggagcagagatctgtaaATGTAAAGCTGCATATTTATGAAATGTTCTGCTTCGTTGTGGTGGTCAGAAGATCAGGGATACGATACCATTGAGTAGGGATCAAAACCGTCCTCGTATTTCTGAAATCCCTGAAAGAGAATCAACACGCAGCTCATTAAAAACGGATCAACGCATCGATAACAAGCAAAGAGACAGGCCACAGATTAAATCTCTGTGAATGTGAGCTGTGTAACAAGTCGATGCATCAAGTGCATGTCAGATTTCCTTTGGCAACCAGCTCTGTGTTTAAGTTTAAGTTCCACACTGAATAAATGGAAACAGCGAGACGGAGACTTTACttacaacacacatacatagaaaATCATCTCTAATCATTCCTCACAAAGACGACAGCTATTTAATTTCATGGAGGGCGGaggaaactttaaaaagaaaaggctcATTTATCTGTAATGACTCATTTGGTATAATGGATGAATCTAATGAGACTATCAGGTAACAGTCACTCCCTTGGCTTCGTGAGGTCGACTCTAACCTGTAGTGGTGGGATgcaacttttaatttgaatacaTGCATTATATTTGAAAGCAAGTACTAAGTAACTTTTGCCCGGTTGGAAAAGTTAATGTGGCACGTTTGAGtgcttcctccaccactgccaaCCTGATACAACCTCTGACCTTTACTTTATACACTTCTGGTTAGATGCTAAACTGCAGCCCGGGGAGACCAGACAGAGGAGGTCCACAGACGCAAGAAATAAATATCTAGAGCTGGTGGCAGAATATAGAAGGCCCGCTGCGAGCCCATGGAGGCGGCTGCAGGGGCTCAGCGGGACAGTCTTCACACCGAGATCTCAGTCTCTTTGCCATTAGAGGGCTGCAAGAGACAAAAGCCACCACAAATGTCACCAAAGCTGGGTCGCACGCAACTTAGACACAAACCTTTAAATGATCTCCCCCCAGCTGGGTCGCCCAGGGGAGGGTGTCAGTAGAGAATAGACCTGAAACACCCTACAACCCTCGGTTCATCAATGATGTCAAGTGGTGTTATTCAAGAAACAGTTCTCTGTGCTTTAACTTAGTTGAATCTACTCTCATCTCAAAGTGTTCTTTGTCGGGCAAAGTGAAGGTGCTGTACACAGATAACAACTTCCTATGAGCCTTTATAGGAAGGCCCTTAATAAATAATCCATCTGATGCCGGTAAAGATCACATCTAATCACTGCAGCAAGACGAAAATCATTGTGATGTGCATTCACACTCTGCACTTTCACAGCGCTGCACTACAGCGACCATCAAATCGATGAAAGTGCGGTCATGCAGATGCTCCACAACTGGACCTAAAAGGCAGAGAAGCAGCCAACTGAGAGCggatataatgaaaaaaataaaaggaggagCCACCACTGGGTCTCCAGTGAACCGTGAGGAAACCGGATGTGTGAGCGTGGAGACAGAACAAAGAACAGAACAACAGCACTCAAGGGataaaagagtgagagaggtgGTTATATATGGATTACTTGTCGTTTGttctttgatttaaaagacGAGTTGAAAGGCACCATCCGTTTCAGCATTTCTTGAggctgaaacacaaaataacaccCAGCATGACATCACCCATGAGTTTGTGATTTTCTCCAGCGACatcgtgttttattttgttgagcCATCGCCTCCAATACACATCatgctttatcgtctatttgactctaaatgggaccgTAATTCACAAAATGAGCATCAAGCTGTACTGAAGACGTGAAACTAGTGATTGAGATAATAAACTGTGTACgtaaatgtttactgacgttataaatcaagtgagtatagggtcattttctcatagatttCTATAGAAACAACATTTTGGTCATTCTAAAGAATACAGGATTAAGGCACTTCCACATTGACTTCATTCTCTGGACCAGGAGTCAGTTCCATTTGTATATCTATAGTTTTAGTCGACGGCAAAATTTCCAGTCATACCGTTTTTCTTTGGCCTATTTCTCACAGCAGATGAGACACAGTTACAAACAAGATCCGACTTAAACACTACACAACCACAGTCTTTGGGGACTGAACAAGAGGTGACAGTAAACACAACTGTACTCAGGagcaattttcttttaaattaatattttcaatttcatgaaataaaaccCAGAAAACTGTATCTCAAAACATCAACAGAATAAAGATgcgtgcagcagcagtttgccaGCACATACTTTCAGACATCTGGGGTAGAATATGATTTATAGTGCCCCCCACTCGAGCTTCCACAGTCAAGGTGCCCTTCACCAGAGCATGCCTCCTCCAGAGGCTGCTGGTAGAAGTGGTGCTCTTCTACTCTCAGGTGTGAACGTGTGACTCTATCAATGGGGGAAGAGGGTTTGTGGAAAAGACAGTTGCTCGGCTCACTGGTCCACGGAAAATGCAGTTTCAATAATCTACCCGTTTCCATTATAGCTAATTTGACAGGAAGGATAAATGTCTTCCTGGTGTGATCTCATAACCACACACTGGGATTCTGTGAAACAGCTAGGGCGTCTGGACCGACTCCCCAGGAGttgagaaagaggcagagattAATACTTCAGCTCGATGATGACACAGTGTGTCAGACGCCTGAATGCTTTATGGCCCTATTAAGATGAAGCAAAGTTTTAATACAGGGAAGTAGATTACTGTAATGTGGTGCGTTTCATACCAGAGCATCCAATCGGACTGCAGCTTTGTGTGGATCTGGTCGGTGCGTCTGCGACTGAGGCAGCATGACGGGCTTAGACATGACAGGGACCATCTGACGCCTCTGGTTGGGGGGGCTAGGAGCGAGTTGCTATTGGGGGAAGAAATCGTATTTCTACAAGCCACAGCTGAGCACAGGTTCATTTGATAGTTTTTCAAGCTCATGACTCAAAAAGCAGGGGATGTTTGCAAAACATGACATGCTTCCTTCAGAGACTCACCAAGGGACCGCTGGAGGAGGAAACGTGACTGGCATGCGATGTATTTCTCATTACCTGAGccacagtgaaataaaagtaatgTTTCAGCCCTCTGGCACATGCAGCACACCACAGGAATACTGGTGCCAACAAACACCCAGACTCACACACCAAACCCTGGGCGAAGTTTCAAAAGCATTGAATTCATCTTTGAATCAGTTCCTCTCATGAGCTTTATATTATGATGGTTTCATCACAAGTACACACCACACAGCAGGTGAAACCCGAACAAATCACACAGCTTCGAGAAAACATCAATATCAAAGGCTTCTCTGGATGTAGTTTCTTAGGATTAAAGAAAATTGTAAACTAATGACTCTCCAAGTCAGTCGTGCTAATACGGTGTATCACTCTCTTCATGCATAAAACATTCCAATACACAAAAACGCTTTAATGCACAGACCTGTGCATTAAAAGGAAATTTAATCCTGCAGCagtgaaaatgcatcaactctgagAAATATATAGAGATATTTCTATCAAACTGCTGACTCAAATTTTCTTTAtagattaaaaaggaaaaacaatccTTTCCATCTATAAATCCAACACTCCAACAACAAGGTAAAGCCGTTCGGCCACACCACCCCTCTCAAATGAGAATCTCTAACCTTTGGACTAGAGGGGTAGGACATTTCACTGGTGTTAGACGAGTATAACCCTCCTCTCGGGAGATAGCCGCCCGTCTCCCACTCACTCCTGTGCTCTGGCGGACTGGGAGGGTGTTGGGGGTGATGGTGAGGATGGTGAGGATGCTGGCGGTACAAACCAAGGGAGCCCATCCTGTCTTCAGAGTGCTGcggaggtgggggtggagggggaggcggaggtggcggaggaggagggggtggcggcggaggaggaggaggccggggaGTAGGCTGAGGCGAGGATGGAGGCCACGACGACTGAAACTGGGGAGGGTAGTGGGAGGAGGGGTGGCTAGCGAGATGGGTTTGCGGAGGGTGAGGCTGAGGGTGAGGCTGAGGGTGGGACTGTGGGTGAGGGTGAGGCTGAGGGTGAGGCTGTGGGTGAGGCCTGCGCCCCTTGTTGGTCAAGGTAGAGGGGCCGATGGGAGGTTTCCTGGCAAGAGGTGGAGACGGAGGTCTGCGCTGAGCCGGTGCtcgagagggaggaggagagtagTTGGGGATGGTGGGGTTCAGTTTGGGtgaagggggagggagaggtaaGGGAGGGGGAGGCTGGCTGGTGCTGGGCTGGGTGGGGGCCAGTCTCCTCAGTGGGCCCCTCAGGCTCTGATCAACCTCATCCAGGTTGATGTCATCCAGGTCGGTGGTGGCCAGATGGAGGCCACCAGGGAAACGCCTCACCTTGGGCTCGGAGGCAGGAGAGCGTGGCGGGGAGAGCTTAAAGTCACAGTGACATGGAAAACGTTTCAGCTCATGTTAATTCTCCTTTTAGCCTAAATAACaattcacatttttacattccTGTTCCTCCCGTCCCTTCCCATCTATGGAAAATTATAGGGCTGAGCTAAACATTCAATTGAGGCAAGTCATTTGCTAAACGTGCTGGGGAACAGTTGCCTCTTATTGattttttgatttgtgaaatgtCTACCGATGCCAAAGTATCAGAGCTTTACTCATCTCTATGTaacagtaaatataaagttaCATGTACAGACAAAACATCATTAAACAAAGAGAGGGTTGGACAGAGGTCTCACTCTGTACCTCTGGGGATTCGTTCTCCACACAGGAGATCTGCTCCAACCGAGTTTGACAAAGACGCTCAACCCAGTGCTGCACTTTCTCAGACTCCTCCAGGtcttctctctccgtctctgaaACCTGGTGCAGAGGCATCGACCGGGCAGCATCAGACAACAGGCATCAAACCCTCACGCACATGCAAAACACACCTGCTCAGGTCTCAAAAGGACCAGGATGTACAACTCGGTGGCATTTGAGTTGAAGCCAAAACAAGCGAAGGTGACTTTGCCAGAATGTGCATCATAAATATTATATCATAAAAGTCCAATTAACTCGGGTAAACTCCCCCATTACTTTCATACCTCCTGCACCAGCCTATTGAtcttcagctgcttctctcGTTCGTGCATCCCTTCTTTCTCCTTGGCGAGTTTCAGCTCAAACTCCATCtccttcttgtttttcctctgctcctggAGCGTGTCTGTGTTGGAcaccttcttctttttcttcttcttttctcccttCTGAGATGCCATCAGTTAGTCAGCATAAACAGCAGGTGACAGACAAAATGTTCCACTCCAAACCACATGACAAATAGCTACTGactaaaaaacactttgaatgaGCCACAGGAGGCAAACTTAAAGTTTTAGAAACAAGCTGAGTTATGTGACCAGCACCTTGTCAGGAAGACAGAGAGTTACAGTTATCCTGAACACCACACTGAGCTCACACAGCGGACGGTACCTTGCGGAGTGACGGCAGTTTCCCCTCATATCGATAAAACCAGCCGAAAGCTAAGGATGGACATGAGCACAGGTCATTCTCACAGTTACgttaaatcaaaaccaaactttgaACAAAATCTCAGCAAACACCAAGCAGGGTATCCATTTGAAAAACAAGACGTTGAAGAGCCACAGCACAGCATTCAAGGAGAAATTGTGTTTGGGCCTGTTCTTCAGGAAACTCTTCTGTACAACCAAATGATGAATTTTCAGGTTGGGCTTGATTTTGGCTTTCATTGTGAATTtagcaataaataaatgatataaGCTACAGTTACCGCCCCGCAGTTCTATTGatctttgaccactgaaataaATCGAATctaagtgacaactggtcaaatttgaaagaattctcTAAAGACTTGAGATGATTTgctcaagaggccaaaaacatgttttgagaggacactgtgaccttgacatttgacctttgacctccacattcaaatcacttcatccttgagtcaaactgaacgttcgaaccaaatttgaagaaattccttgaaggcgttcttgagatatcgtgttcacaagaatgacACAGATGGACGGACGACCTGAAAACATGATGTCTCCGGCCGCTGGCTGCCACCGActcagaggcaaaaaaaaacttATCACCAATAGTTACATTCTGGTTGCCAAAGGAGATCTCGCACTAGTCTCAGCATGTTTGCACAAACATCCTCTGAAAGCAGCCGTGACAATGCACAGCTGAGGCTCGGGACTTACTTGTCtgccctccttctcctcctcctcctcctcatcctcctcgtcttcctctctgccttcaTCAGCTTAGAAGGAGAGGCCATAAAAAGCAGCACGGCACACGAcagtgacagaaagagagcgtgcagacagagagagggaataagGTGAGAGTGACTAGAAGATTCATGCATTTTAAAAGGAGGAGATCCAATCAGGCGGCCTTACGAGAGCTCTTCGTCTTCTCGGTGGTTTTTAATTCAGGTGGGGCAGGTGACGGGCTCTTCGGGCTCTTCGGCCTGTTTTTGTTGCCCCAgtcctcctcccactctctgCTGTGCTTCTTCTCCGCGGCATCAATCCTGCACAGGACAACATAACAAATAAGGAATatgatgatttattattataacaatattGATTTGGCTCTTTATGGAAAATGAGTCGCGTacttctccatctcctgctGATAgcgctcctcttcttctgccgCTTTCTGAGAAatttccatcttcctcctggtaaacataaacacatcatGCTACAGTGCAGGACTATAAAAGGTTagaatatattacatttaatcAATAGACTGCTGTTGAAAACCCTCCAGCACATGGTACTCAGATATAACAAGCGGTTTATAAACGCCACAGACAAATGTGCAAGTGAGCCTGAATCTATCTGGCGATGGAGCTGCAGAGCAATTAAGTAAAGCTCCGGGTTTAGACAGAAAACCATTGCAGCTCGTGTTTACTTTGCTGCATCTACCGGATTTATGAAGACGTGTGAATGAGCAGCATATGTTGAAATGATTTATTCCTCTGTTCAAAATTGTGGAAAACTCTGTGTATTGCCTGTACTGCTGCAGCGGTAAACAGGCCACACAATGCAATGGCCTGAATGGCATTACAGGTGTTAGAATTCAGGATGACTGAAGAGTTTTGATTTCTAAGGAAAGCGGAGTCAAAGTTTTTATGCCGTTCACTCactgcttctccttctcctgctgatCTTTAAGGATTTTGTTGGTCTCCAGTGCCACCCTCTTCTGGTGCATCAGCTCCTGCCTATCCAGCTCCCGGCGAGACTCCACGGCCAGCCGCTCCTCGTCTGTCATGAACAGCTCGCTGCCCTGAGACGATAATGAGGGAAAGACGTCTGTTTTTGTCAAGTCAAAACTTTGAAGCTTTGATTACAgttattcatttatgttttattcattttttttaattaaaaaaataactgcatGGGAGGAACAGGAGGACCAAAACGTCCAAAAGGACCAATTCTGCTTCGAtctcacagaagaagaaaaaaatacctCTCAGCTATAATAGTGGATTTCATGtatattcaaaatgaaacacacacactaacgtAAATAAGTGCCTCAGACAGGCCGCAAGGAAAACACAGTCATCGTCAATAAGTCCTGAGGTAAACAATCTGCCGAGTGACTTGACTGATGATCCATATTCCCCTTGCAGACGGCCGGGCTGAGGCACAGGCTTGTAATGAGACGTCTCCCAAACAAAATGCCACATCAATCTGTGCGCTGCTGGAATGCAAAGAGGCAGAAATGTCTGTTCGTACGTCCAGACAAGATGATCCCTGCACTGTTTTTACCTTTAGTACATTTCTAAAGTAATTTAAAAGTCAATAAAGTGCTATTTAATACATTTCCCAGGTTTTTAATTATCTGCACATCATCCTATGATATCAAtcacaatacaaacaataattCTAGACATTTTATAAACACCATTTTGTTTTGCCTCTAAAACTGTGAAATGATTTTAAGTTTACAAGTCATGAAGATCTGTTCGATGTAATTTCTGTGAGTTATCACATTTAATAGATTAAACTAATTAAACTAATGCTTGAGGATCTCTGGGAAACACTCAACATGTAATagaaaatcacaaaatcacTGTTGGCACCTTATCCAGGAGAATTCATTTTAAAGGTCTCATGAGCAGACGCAGTCACGTGTATCTTCAACTCACATGCTGTGTTGTCAAGTCTATTCAAAAGTGCTCACAATAGATTACTGGGCAAAAAAACACATATGAGGGGAGCTGCAATAAATAACATGCGCTGGTTTCAGACGTGCTCTGacctccagacattttcctccatgtgtctgaactggacattctcctgctgcactcttcacatgtgaaagtaaaactctggaaaatgtttctATGGTGTTGAATACTATATGTACATTAAAGTTGTTAGTGTACTTACAGCTCCCGTCAGAACAGTAATAGTCAgactcctgctgctcttcaagACTCTCACAGCCtgggaagagaaaaacagaaaatttgAATAACACTTCAAATAACCATTCATTTTAAGAAGTGTCTTTAATGAATAAGATTATGGGAAATCCATTAACACTGCTCCTTGTCTTGTGTGAAGTACATGCTTCATCAGAGTGTGAAATCGTCGCCGGCTCCAAACAAATTACATCTTCATGAGCTTTTCCCTCAGCTGCTTTGGCAAATAAGCAACTGTCCTGATCACACAGATCAAACTTTGCTTGGGATGAAGGGTGTCTGTTAAAACACACCTCTTTGTGGTCCGTGATGGTAAAATCGACCCCATTCACCTCCACAATCTGGTCTCCAATCTACATTTTGACATGAGACATAGATA comes from the Hippoglossus stenolepis isolate QCI-W04-F060 chromosome 5, HSTE1.2, whole genome shotgun sequence genome and includes:
- the ush1c gene encoding harmonin isoform X1, with the translated sequence MERKVAREFRHKVELLIENEAEKDYLYDVLRMYHQSMDLPVLVGDLKLVINEPKRLPLFDAIRPLIPLKHQVEYDLLTPKRSRKLKEVRLDRTHRDGLGLSVRGGLEFGSGLYISQIVKDGQAGNVGLQLGDEIVRINGYSISSCIHEEVISLIKTKKIVSLKVRHVGMIPVKSSSDEPLKWQFVDQFVSESGEKKNSIAGLASIGGKEIKEKKVFLSLVGTKGMGISISSGPTQKPGIYISNVKPGSLSAEVGLQIGDQIVEVNGVDFTITDHKEAVRVLKSSRSLTITVLTGAGSELFMTDEERLAVESRRELDRQELMHQKRVALETNKILKDQQEKEKQRKMEISQKAAEEEERYQQEMEKIDAAEKKHSREWEEDWGNKNRPKSPKSPSPAPPELKTTEKTKSSPFGWFYRYEGKLPSLRKKGEKKKKKKKVSNTDTLQEQRKNKKEMEFELKLAKEKEGMHEREKQLKINRLVQEVSETEREDLEESEKVQHWVERLCQTRLEQISCVENESPELSPPRSPASEPKVRRFPGGLHLATTDLDDINLDEVDQSLRGPLRRLAPTQPSTSQPPPPLPLPPPSPKLNPTIPNYSPPPSRAPAQRRPPSPPLARKPPIGPSTLTNKGRRPHPQPHPQPHPHPQSHPQPHPQPHPPQTHLASHPSSHYPPQFQSSWPPSSPQPTPRPPPPPPPPPPPPPPPPPPPPPPPQHSEDRMGSLGLYRQHPHHPHHHPQHPPSPPEHRSEWETGGYLPRGGLYSSNTSEMSYPSSPKQLAPSPPNQRRQMVPVMSKPVMLPQSQTHRPDPHKAAVRLDALPQEMLKRMVPFNSSFKSKNKRQGFQKYEDGFDPYSMFSSEQIAGREVRLLRIKKTGQLDLALEGGADSPLGKLAVCSVYEGGAADRHGGIVPGDELMAVNGKILIDATLTEGQNSLARAWSSGGDWIDVVIAVSPPKDYEDEVTFF